In a genomic window of Streptomyces sp. NBC_01142:
- a CDS encoding phosphoketolase → MPDIHQGSANYLDEAELAALDAHWRAANYLAVGQIYLMANPLLREPLKPEHIKPRLLGHWGTSPGLNLVYTHLNRVARDHGKDTMCVWGPGHGGPAVLANSWLEGTYSETYPDVSRDAEGMARLFRQFSFPGGVPSHVAPETPGSIHEGGELGYSLSHAYGAALDNPGLLVACVIGDGEAETGPLAASWHSNKFLDPVHDGAVLPVLHLNGYKIANPTVLARLPRDELDDFLRGLGHDPLHVEGDDALQVHSAMARAMDTALDRISAIQHGAREEGVTERMRWPMILLRTPKGWTGPAEVDGVQVEGTWRAHQVPLPSVRENPAHLRQLEEWLHSYRPAELFDDRGRPRERVLECVPAGPRRLGASVHANGGLLVQDLPIPPLERYAVPVDKPGTTLHEPTRVLGDLLEGVMENTAERRDFRLVGPDETASNRLQAVYGATGKAWQARTLEVDEHLDRHGRVMEILSEHTCQGWLEGYLLTGRHGLFSCYEAFVHIVDSMVNQHIKWLRTSRRLPWRRPIASLNYLLTSHVWRQDSNGFSHQDPGFIDHVLNKSPEVVRVYLPPDANTLLSVADHVLRSRDYVNVVVAGKQPCFDWLTLEQARGHCARGAGIWDWAGAENESGEPDVVLGCAGDVPTLEILAAAQLLRRHLPHLAVRVVNVVDLARLLPKEEHPHGMPDAEFDALFTSDKPVIFAYHGYPWLIHRLAYRRTGHANLHVRGYKEEGTTTTPFDMVVRNDLDRYRLVMDVIDRVPGLAVRAATVRQEMTDVRLRHHAWIREHGTDLPEVSEWNWNS, encoded by the coding sequence CGGCGTTGGACGCGCATTGGAGGGCCGCAAACTACCTGGCCGTTGGCCAGATCTACCTGATGGCCAATCCTCTGCTCCGTGAGCCACTGAAGCCGGAGCACATCAAGCCTCGGCTGCTCGGCCACTGGGGCACCTCGCCCGGACTGAATCTCGTCTACACCCACCTCAACCGGGTGGCCCGGGACCATGGGAAGGACACCATGTGTGTCTGGGGCCCCGGCCATGGAGGACCGGCCGTCCTGGCCAACTCCTGGCTGGAGGGCACGTATTCCGAGACGTACCCGGACGTGAGCCGGGACGCGGAGGGTATGGCGCGCCTGTTCCGTCAGTTCTCCTTCCCCGGCGGGGTGCCCAGCCATGTGGCCCCGGAGACTCCGGGATCGATCCACGAGGGGGGTGAACTGGGGTATTCGCTCTCCCATGCCTACGGCGCCGCCCTGGACAACCCCGGTCTGCTGGTCGCCTGCGTCATCGGCGACGGGGAGGCGGAGACCGGGCCGCTGGCCGCGTCCTGGCACTCCAACAAGTTCCTCGACCCGGTCCACGACGGAGCGGTCCTGCCGGTCCTGCACTTGAACGGGTACAAGATCGCCAACCCGACCGTACTTGCGCGCCTGCCCAGGGACGAACTCGACGACTTTCTGCGGGGCCTGGGCCATGACCCGCTGCATGTGGAAGGTGATGATGCACTTCAGGTGCACAGCGCCATGGCACGCGCCATGGACACCGCACTCGATCGCATCAGCGCCATCCAGCACGGCGCCCGCGAAGAGGGCGTCACCGAACGCATGCGCTGGCCGATGATCCTGCTGCGCACGCCCAAGGGATGGACCGGGCCGGCCGAGGTCGACGGCGTACAGGTGGAAGGCACATGGCGCGCGCATCAGGTGCCGCTGCCCTCCGTACGCGAAAACCCGGCCCATCTCAGGCAGTTGGAGGAATGGCTGCACTCCTACCGACCGGCGGAACTCTTCGACGATCGCGGCCGCCCGCGCGAGCGGGTGCTGGAGTGTGTGCCCGCCGGCCCTCGCCGTCTCGGGGCCAGTGTGCACGCCAACGGCGGCCTGCTCGTACAGGACCTGCCGATCCCGCCGCTGGAACGGTACGCCGTTCCGGTCGACAAGCCCGGAACGACCCTGCACGAGCCCACCCGGGTCCTGGGCGACCTGTTGGAGGGGGTCATGGAGAACACCGCCGAGCGTCGGGACTTCCGTCTGGTGGGGCCGGACGAGACCGCCTCGAATCGTCTGCAGGCCGTGTACGGAGCGACGGGCAAGGCATGGCAGGCGCGGACCCTGGAGGTCGACGAACACCTGGACCGCCACGGCCGGGTGATGGAGATCCTCTCCGAACACACCTGCCAGGGCTGGCTGGAGGGCTATCTCCTCACCGGCCGCCACGGGCTGTTCTCCTGCTACGAGGCGTTCGTCCACATCGTCGACTCCATGGTCAACCAGCACATCAAGTGGCTGCGCACCTCACGGCGCCTGCCCTGGCGCCGCCCCATCGCCTCACTGAACTACCTGCTCACCTCGCACGTATGGCGGCAGGACAGCAACGGCTTCTCCCACCAGGACCCCGGCTTCATCGACCACGTCCTCAACAAGTCACCCGAGGTCGTGCGGGTCTACCTGCCACCGGACGCCAACACCCTGCTGTCGGTGGCCGATCATGTGCTGCGCTCCCGCGACTACGTCAATGTCGTCGTCGCCGGAAAGCAGCCCTGCTTCGACTGGCTGACCCTCGAGCAGGCCCGTGGACACTGTGCCCGCGGTGCCGGAATCTGGGACTGGGCAGGCGCAGAGAATGAGAGCGGGGAGCCCGATGTCGTCCTCGGCTGCGCGGGCGACGTTCCCACCCTGGAAATCCTGGCCGCCGCTCAGTTGCTCCGTCGGCACCTGCCCCACCTGGCCGTACGCGTCGTCAACGTCGTGGACCTGGCTCGGCTGCTCCCCAAGGAGGAGCACCCGCACGGCATGCCGGACGCGGAGTTCGACGCGCTGTTCACCTCCGACAAGCCCGTCATCTTCGCGTACCACGGATACCCGTGGCTGATCCACCGCCTGGCCTACCGGCGCACCGGGCACGCCAACCTGCATGTGCGCGGCTACAAGGAGGAAGGCACCACCACCACGCCCTTCGACATGGTCGTGCGCAATGACCTCGACCGGTACCGGCTCGTCATGGATGTTATCGACCGAGTCCCCGGACTGGCGGTACGCGCCGCCACAGTCCGACAGGAGATGACGGACGTCCGTCTGCGCCACCACGCCTGGATTCGTGAACACGGCACCGATCTGCCCGAAGTCAGTGAATGGAACTGGAACAGCTGA
- a CDS encoding cation-translocating P-type ATPase, which produces MPLTSAPLSGAARATGLSQEQASQLLAEWGPNELSGQRRISLRSRIFAQLRDPLIIVLLAAVALTVATGDYADAVVICVVVLFNTTVGVVQEVRADNAVAALSAMTAPAARVLRGGTEQEVTSSAVVPGDVLVVGEGDIVPADAALTQAAALLIDESALTGESVPVDKDVHGTDPHTGQLQAGTVVLRGRAVATVTATGPRSTLGMIAASLHPRQQQTPLQKRLAGLGRVLALVTVGLCLLVLVLGLVRGQSLETMAVTAISLVVAAVPESLPAVVTLGLALGARRMAARNAVVRRLSAVETLGSVTVLATDKTGTLTEGRMVVERVWTAAHGTVTLTGAGYEPVGEILTTGRHPEPATRNAVREVLIAAALCNDASLIPPAEADAQWTPLGDPTEAALLTAAAKVGCTPDELVRTHPRVDEVPFDSLRKRMTTIHRTPSGRIEIYLKGAPEMVLDAALLNDSPASLEHARKEAAALSAEGYRVLAIASGSSARIPVPIEESESGLRLLGLTAISDPPKEAATATVQACRRAGITPVLITGDHPATARAIAERVGILTGVDATMPSRVATGKELTAGQIPDPTQVRVFARTTPQQKLDIVQAWRARGEVTAMTGDGVNDGPALRQADIGVAMGRRGTEVARQAADLVLADDELTSVISAVEEGRRVYANIRRFLVYALAGGAAEILVMLIGPMLGLALPLRAGQILWINLLTHGLTGVAMGAEPVSPHAMRRAPRPPQQHVLGDGLWQRVLRLSVLVTAASLAASLWVRHSGGPWQTVLFIALLAAQLGVALGLRERLFSRQNLLLPAAVLTAAGLGAAALYVPFLADLLDTSSPSWTGIALAAAAGLISFGAARTESWLARAADQTPAAP; this is translated from the coding sequence ATGCCCCTTACATCCGCACCCCTTTCGGGGGCCGCCCGGGCGACAGGTCTCAGTCAGGAGCAGGCATCCCAGCTGCTGGCGGAGTGGGGTCCCAACGAGCTCAGCGGACAGCGCAGGATATCGCTTCGGTCCCGAATCTTCGCTCAGCTTCGTGACCCGCTGATCATCGTGCTGCTGGCGGCCGTGGCACTGACCGTGGCGACCGGGGACTACGCCGACGCAGTCGTCATCTGTGTGGTCGTGCTCTTCAACACCACCGTCGGGGTGGTGCAGGAGGTGCGCGCCGACAATGCGGTCGCTGCCCTCTCCGCCATGACCGCGCCTGCCGCACGAGTACTGCGCGGCGGGACGGAACAGGAGGTGACCTCGTCAGCCGTCGTCCCGGGCGACGTGCTGGTAGTCGGCGAGGGCGACATCGTCCCCGCTGACGCCGCGCTCACGCAGGCCGCTGCCCTTCTGATCGACGAGTCGGCGCTGACCGGCGAATCCGTACCGGTCGACAAGGACGTCCACGGAACGGATCCGCACACGGGACAACTACAGGCGGGAACCGTCGTACTGCGTGGCCGCGCTGTCGCCACCGTCACCGCCACCGGGCCGCGCAGCACCCTCGGCATGATCGCCGCCTCACTGCACCCCCGACAGCAACAGACCCCGCTCCAAAAGCGCCTGGCCGGGCTCGGCCGGGTACTGGCCCTGGTCACTGTAGGGCTGTGCCTCCTCGTACTCGTCCTGGGACTGGTGCGCGGCCAGTCCTTGGAGACGATGGCGGTAACGGCCATCAGCCTCGTCGTGGCAGCCGTCCCGGAGTCACTACCGGCCGTCGTCACCCTCGGCCTGGCGCTGGGCGCGCGGCGGATGGCCGCTCGCAACGCCGTGGTTCGCCGCCTGTCCGCAGTGGAGACCCTGGGATCGGTCACCGTACTGGCCACGGACAAGACAGGCACCCTCACCGAAGGCCGCATGGTCGTCGAACGAGTATGGACCGCCGCCCACGGCACGGTGACCCTGACGGGCGCGGGATACGAACCCGTTGGTGAAATTCTCACGACCGGCCGACATCCAGAACCCGCCACCAGGAATGCCGTACGAGAAGTGCTCATCGCAGCGGCGTTGTGCAACGACGCGTCGCTGATTCCGCCCGCGGAAGCAGACGCGCAATGGACCCCGCTCGGTGATCCGACCGAGGCCGCCCTGCTGACCGCCGCCGCCAAAGTGGGCTGCACACCCGACGAGTTGGTGCGAACTCATCCCCGCGTCGACGAGGTGCCGTTCGACAGCCTTCGCAAACGTATGACCACCATCCACCGCACGCCCTCGGGAAGGATCGAGATCTACCTCAAGGGCGCACCTGAAATGGTGCTGGACGCCGCGCTTCTGAACGATAGTCCCGCGTCACTGGAGCATGCGCGTAAGGAGGCCGCCGCCCTGTCCGCCGAGGGCTACCGCGTCCTGGCCATAGCGTCAGGTTCGTCCGCCCGTATTCCTGTCCCGATCGAGGAGTCGGAAAGCGGCTTGCGACTGCTGGGACTGACAGCCATCAGCGACCCGCCCAAAGAAGCAGCCACGGCGACCGTGCAAGCCTGCCGCCGTGCCGGGATCACTCCGGTTCTCATCACTGGAGACCACCCAGCGACTGCCCGTGCGATCGCGGAAAGGGTCGGTATCCTCACGGGAGTTGACGCCACCATGCCGAGCCGCGTGGCCACCGGCAAAGAGCTGACCGCCGGACAGATCCCGGACCCCACCCAGGTCAGGGTTTTCGCTCGTACCACGCCTCAACAGAAACTGGACATCGTCCAAGCGTGGCGCGCTCGCGGAGAGGTCACCGCGATGACCGGCGACGGCGTCAACGACGGCCCCGCCCTGCGGCAGGCCGACATCGGCGTGGCGATGGGCCGCCGGGGAACCGAAGTTGCCCGCCAAGCTGCCGATCTGGTCCTCGCCGACGATGAACTGACCTCGGTGATCTCGGCTGTGGAAGAGGGCCGCCGTGTCTACGCCAACATCCGCCGGTTCCTGGTCTATGCGCTGGCCGGCGGTGCCGCGGAAATCCTCGTTATGCTCATTGGCCCGATGCTCGGACTCGCATTGCCTCTGCGAGCAGGTCAGATTCTGTGGATCAACCTGCTCACTCATGGTCTGACAGGGGTCGCCATGGGCGCCGAACCGGTCTCACCCCACGCCATGCGACGCGCGCCGCGCCCGCCGCAGCAGCACGTACTCGGCGACGGGCTCTGGCAGCGGGTACTGCGGCTGTCGGTCCTGGTCACGGCAGCCAGCCTCGCTGCCAGCCTCTGGGTCCGGCACTCCGGCGGCCCCTGGCAGACCGTCCTGTTCATCGCCCTGCTGGCCGCCCAGCTCGGCGTCGCTCTGGGGCTGCGGGAGCGACTGTTCTCGCGCCAAAATCTGCTTCTGCCCGCAGCTGTGCTGACTGCGGCGGGGCTGGGCGCTGCCGCACTCTACGTACCCTTCCTGGCAGACCTGTTGGACACCTCATCCCCATCGTGGACCGGTATCGCACTCGCCGCGGCTGCCGGCCTCATCAGCTTCGGCGCAGCGCGCACCGAGAGCTGGTTGGCGAGGGCTGCCGACCAGACACCTGCCGCACCGTGA